The Methanoplanus sp. FWC-SCC4 genome has a window encoding:
- the galU gene encoding UTP--glucose-1-phosphate uridylyltransferase GalU: MNQIKKAVIPVAGLGTRFLPATKSMPKEMLPLLDRPVIQYVIEEAVSSGIEDLILVTGRGKRAIEDYFDDSPELEMHLEKHGKTRELEIVRDISSLIDIHYIRQKEPLGLGDAILRAEKHIGNEAFAVLLGDDIITNSRPCTAQLIDVYNRYRCSVIAVEEVPYEKISSYGIICGRKVDGSLYHLEDIVEKPDPKDAPSNLGAIGRYVFTPEIFDCIKKAGTGVGGEIQLTDGIRLLKDIQTVYGYSFSGRRYDTGDKLGFMKTLIDFSLDDPEISADVREYMQNILKISSK; encoded by the coding sequence ATGAACCAGATTAAAAAAGCGGTAATCCCTGTTGCAGGGCTTGGAACAAGGTTTTTGCCGGCGACAAAATCCATGCCAAAAGAGATGCTCCCCCTCCTTGACAGACCTGTCATCCAGTATGTGATAGAGGAAGCGGTAAGCTCAGGGATAGAGGATTTAATCCTTGTAACGGGAAGGGGTAAAAGAGCAATAGAGGATTATTTTGACGATTCCCCCGAACTTGAGATGCACCTTGAAAAGCACGGCAAAACAAGAGAGCTCGAGATTGTAAGGGACATCTCATCCCTGATTGACATACACTACATACGGCAGAAAGAGCCCCTGGGACTCGGGGATGCAATATTACGTGCTGAAAAACACATCGGAAACGAAGCTTTTGCAGTGCTCCTCGGTGATGATATAATTACAAACAGCCGCCCGTGCACTGCACAGTTAATTGACGTATACAACAGATACCGTTGCAGTGTCATTGCCGTTGAGGAGGTGCCATATGAAAAAATCAGCAGTTACGGCATTATCTGCGGAAGAAAAGTGGACGGCTCACTCTACCATCTCGAAGACATTGTTGAAAAGCCGGATCCAAAAGATGCTCCTTCAAATCTCGGGGCAATCGGAAGGTACGTATTTACTCCGGAGATATTTGACTGCATCAAAAAGGCCGGCACCGGAGTCGGCGGGGAGATACAGCTTACAGACGGCATAAGACTCTTAAAAGACATTCAGACCGTTTACGGATACTCGTTTTCAGGCAGAAGATATGATACCGGCGACAAACTCGGGTTTATGAAAACCCTGATTGACTTTTCACTTGATGATCCTGAAATTTCAGCGGATGTCAGGGAATACATGCAGAATATTCTAAAAATATCTTCCAAATAA
- a CDS encoding MBL fold metallo-hydrolase, which yields MKATVLASGSKGNCTYIEGDSGAILIDAGLSAKETLKRLELSDGKKDLIKAILVTHEHTDHIKGLDVLARKLGVPVISTQGTLWEFEGKRKSDKPITLEAIKTGEEFSVDGFFVKAFSTYHDACDPCGFCISENDTMLGFCTDTGQITDKMLSYLQKCDSLILESNHCPIMLENGPYPVFLKERIRDVKRGHLSNNAASECLNKMNGDVGDVILAHLSEENNRPDKALETARKGTGLFADSINFHVSLQHEPAKTIEI from the coding sequence ATGAAAGCCACCGTTCTTGCCAGCGGAAGCAAGGGAAACTGCACATATATAGAGGGGGATTCAGGCGCAATACTCATTGATGCCGGCCTCAGTGCAAAGGAAACACTAAAAAGGCTTGAACTCTCAGATGGCAAAAAAGACCTGATCAAAGCAATTCTTGTTACACACGAACATACCGATCACATAAAAGGCCTTGATGTGCTTGCCCGGAAACTTGGAGTTCCGGTTATATCAACACAGGGCACACTCTGGGAATTTGAAGGCAAAAGAAAATCTGACAAGCCGATAACACTTGAGGCGATAAAAACAGGAGAGGAATTCTCTGTTGACGGATTTTTTGTCAAAGCATTTTCAACTTACCATGATGCATGTGACCCCTGCGGATTCTGCATCAGTGAAAATGACACCATGCTTGGTTTCTGTACCGATACCGGACAGATCACTGATAAAATGCTCTCATATCTTCAAAAATGCGATTCCCTCATACTTGAGAGCAACCACTGCCCCATAATGCTTGAAAACGGCCCATATCCCGTATTTTTAAAAGAGAGAATAAGGGATGTAAAAAGAGGGCATCTCTCAAACAACGCGGCATCTGAGTGTCTGAATAAAATGAACGGAGATGTCGGAGATGTAATTCTTGCACACTTAAGCGAGGAGAACAACAGGCCGGACAAGGCTCTTGAGACTGCAAGAAAGGGGACAGGCCTTTTTGCAGATAGTATAAACTTTCATGTCTCCCTTCAGCACGAACCGGCAAAAACTATTGAAATATAA